Genomic DNA from Paenibacillus sp. MBLB1832:
TTGAGAGCGGAGATACCACGTTTGATAACTCGTTTCCATTCTAAGGTGTAGGGCTCAAGTTGAATTTTGGATAATTCATCCTCGATGTAATCTCGATCTGCTCCCGCATCGACCAACGCGCCCAGCGTCATATCGCCGCTGATGCCTGAAAAGCAGTCTAAGTATAAAATGCGCATGATCGTGTTCACGCTCGCTTCGACATATTTTTGTTAATGAGACCTGCATAGTAACCAGCGCCGAATCCATTATCGATATTGACGACGGAGATGCCTGGCGAACAGCTGTTTAACATGGACAATAAAGGAGCTACTCCTGCAAGATGTGCGCCGTAGCCGATACTCGTCGGCACGGCGACGATCGGTTTGGACACTAATCCGCCGACGACGCTGGCGAGTGCTCCCTCCATGCCGGCAACGACGACGATCGCATTCGCACCGCGAATAAGCTCAAGCCGGCGGAATAGCCGGTGAATGCCAGCTACGCCCACGTCGAACACGCGTTCAACGTGGCTGCCCAGGCATTCCGCTGTAAGAGCCGCCTCCTCCGCCACGGGGAGGTCGGAGGTGCCTGCGCACACGACGGCGATGTATCCGTCGTGGACCTTGAGCAGCGGGCGCTTGAACCAAGTGAGCGCCCGCGCCGTTTCGTGGTAGGTGACACCTGCCACGTTAGCTACAACATAGGCGGCTTTGGCCGCATCGACGCGTGTGGCCAGCACGCGGTCGGTGTGCTCCGTGAGCCGCTGGAAAATCGCCTCGATCTGCTCGGCGGTTTTGCCTTCCCCGAAAATGACCTCGGGGAAGCCTGTCCGCTTCTCGCGATCGATGTCGAGCTGCGCAAATCCAAGATCAAGGTTGGCGGGTCCAGACCCGCCCTCCTTGATGATTTGCTTCTTGGCTTCTTCTACGTCCAGATCGCCCGCCTGGACAAGCTTTAGGATTTTCTCTAAGTCCATCATATGGAAGCTTCTCTCACCTTATCTTTCGTGGCTTGGGATAGTACTTCATTCATACTGCCCGTGCGGTAGCCTTGTAAGTCTAGTGTTACATATGTAAAGCCAAGTTTACTGAATTTCTCATAGATCGCATCACGATGCTCGACCACTTTGTGAATTTCGTCCGGCATCACTTCGATGCGGGCAATTTTCTCATGGTGGCGCACACGGACCTGATATAGACCAAGCTGAGAAAGGAAGTATTCTCCTTCATCCAATTGGTCGATTTTCCACTTCTCAATTTGTGTGCCATATGGAATACGTGATGATAAACAAGCGAAGGATGGCTTATTCCAAGTGCTTAGACCCAATTCTTTGGAAAGAGCGCGGATCTCGTCCTTCGTTAACCCAGCTTCCTGCAACGTACTGCGAACGCCTTGCTCATTCTTCGCTTGAAGACCTGGTCGGTAGTCCCCCAGATCGTCAACATTAGAGCCGTCGAGGATATACGGGTAACCCAGCTCTTTGGCGATGTCTTGCAAATGCGAATATAGACCCGTCTTGCAATGGTAACAGCGGTCTGGATTATTGGCGACGAAGTTAGCATTCTCCAATTCCTTCACTTCTGTCTTGTGCAAGCGGACACCAAATTGTTCTGCTAATGTGGCAGCGGCATCGAATTCCCTCGTGGGAAATGTTTCCGATGCTGCGGTAACGGCAAGAACTTGGTCACCCAGCTCTTGCTGTGCACGTTTGAGGACAAACGTGCTGTCAACGCCTCCTGAGAAAGCAACGATCACGCGGCCCATTCCTCGTAGAATCTCGCCGAGTTTACGATCCTTCTCACGCGTTACTTCTTGTATGCTCATGTTTCTTTCCTCCCATACAGCCTTTATCTCGTAAGCTGAGCTGTTTTGGTACATCTAGATTAGTGTATCACAACTGCTCCCCAAAGTGGATTGTTTTGTCAGTCATTCATGTTATAATAACATCATTGAGAAACCAAATAAAAAGGCGGGAATTACAGTGCCTAGAAAACCTTTAGAGAGAAAACCAGACTGGTTAAAAATCAATCTGAAAACGGATGAAAATTTTAAAGAAATTAAATCCATGATGCGTTCCAAAACGTTGCATACGGTTTGCGAAGAAGCGAAATGTCCAAACATCCATGAGTGCTGGGCAAATCGGACGGCAACTTTTATGATATTGGGTGATATTTGTACGCGTGCTTGCCGTTTCTGTGCGGTCAAAACAGGCCTTCCGACGGAGCTGGATTTGGAAGAACCAGAACGTGTCGCTGATGCGGCTTTACAAATGGGGCTGCGCCACTGCGTCGTAACTTCCGTAGCGCGAGATGATCTGACGGATGGCGGCGCCATGATTTTCGCAGAGACGATCAAAGCGATTCGGCGTAAGCTGCCGATGTGCTCGGTTGAGGTGCTCATTCCCGACTTCTTAGGTCGTGAGGAGTCACTGGCAACGGTACTTGAGGCGAAACCTGATATTTTGAATCACAATATGGAAACGGTGGAAAGATTGTCTGATCGTGTGCGATCGAAAGCCAAATATCGTCGTTCCCTTGAATTACTTCAGCGTTCGAAACAGATTGCCCCTAACATCCCTACTAAATCGAGCATCATGATTGGGGTAGGGGAGGAGTGGGACGAGTTGCTGCAAACGATGGAAGATCTGCGTGAAGTGGATTGCGATATCATGACAATTGGTCAATATTTACAGCCTTCCACGACGCATCTGGCCGTATCACAGTATTATACGCCTGAACAGTTTGCTTCCCTAAAGGAAGAAGGGATGAAGCGTGGATTCAAACACGTGGAGTCTGGCCCATTAGTACGCAGCTCTTACCATGCGCATGAGCAGGTCAAAGCAGCAGCAACCGTTTAGACTCATCAGCGGATCATAGAAAGGAGAGCTTCCTCACATCATGATTCATATCGCTAACAAAACCTACGAGCTCGTGACTGACCACAAGAATGGTTGGAATCAGGAAGTATTCAAAGAACGCTTTAGCGAAGTGCTCGAGCGGTACGATTATATTGTTGGCGACTGGGGGTATAGCCAACTTCGTCTGAGAGGCTTTTTCAAAGAAACTCACCCGAAGGCGACCAAAGAGTCCTCCATCGCTGCGCTTCAAGACTATTTGAATGAGTATTGCAACTTTGGTTGTGCGTATTTCATTATCGAGAAGGTCAATGCGCCTAAGCATCAAACACCTTCTGAAGTGATTGGTTCAACAATTGTATAAGCCTAGCCTAATAGAAACGCCATCTGACTCGATGAAGAGTTCAGATGGCGTTTTTGTATGATGACTTATTTAACATCAAGACCAACGAAAGCCTCGCGCACGCGATTCCAAAACGGGAAGGACCGAAAACGTGCAAATTTCACTTTCACATTGGACGCTACGCGGCAGCGGATGGACACGACATCATTTCGCTGCATGTATAAATGATCCAGGGACAACAACATGTTCTGCTGTGCTTTGGGATAAATGTCACAATGATGATGCTTCGGCAGGATCATCGAAGATCCTAGTGTTCGGTATACGCGATTGTTAATTGACGCGATCTCGGCGATCTGAATAGCTTCCAGCGATGGATGTACCATTGCGCCGCCCAAGCTCTTGTTATATGCGGTACTTCCAGCAGGTGAGGAAATACAAATGCCGTCCCCACGGAACATTTCGAACATCTCATTGTTGACATCTAACCTAGCCACCAGTGAAACTTCAATCCCACGGAGCGTGAACTCATTTAACGCTAAGTGCGTTTCCACACCTTTTTCGGTTGTAATTTCAATCTCAACGACAGGGTAACGGACCACCTGTAGTTCCTCTGGCGTTGCAACATTGAACATCAGTGATGCTAGATGATCAAGCTCATCAGGCTTCCAATCGGCAAAAAAGCCAAGGTGCCCCGTATGAATCCCGACAAAAGCAATATGCTCGAGTTGTCCAACATATTGATGGAACGCTTGGAGCATCGTGCCGTCACCGCCAATCGACAAGACGATATCCGGGTGCTCTTCATCCCTCGGCATGCCATGCTCAGCGGCGAGAGCGTGGAACCTTTCGGTCAGCCCTTTGGAGATGACATCCCCTCGTTCAATGACGTTATATTTCAATCGTGTTCCTCCTAAACGTAAGCGTGTACTTCGTTGTTCGTCATGATCTATTTTAGTAGCTGGAGCAGTACGAATCAATTTCTTGCATGATGGCATCAGGGGTATGTCGGAATTCTACTGCAATACGATAGGAATCATTGCTGAAATGCGTGACCCGTATGATCTCCCCAAACAGCGTAACAGGTTGATCAAATGTAGGAAGGATGAAGCTGAACTCCAGAAAAAGCGGTATAAATAGCCGATTCGTTGTAACAAAAGACAGTCCGCCAGCACTGATATCAAGCAGTTGTCCAGTAAATGCAACACTTTTCTGAGCCGAAATCCCTCGGATCCCAGCTACACGTATCGTGACAGGCGTTCGCTGCGCAAGCTTTGCTCG
This window encodes:
- the larB gene encoding nickel pincer cofactor biosynthesis protein LarB, which encodes MMDLEKILKLVQAGDLDVEEAKKQIIKEGGSGPANLDLGFAQLDIDREKRTGFPEVIFGEGKTAEQIEAIFQRLTEHTDRVLATRVDAAKAAYVVANVAGVTYHETARALTWFKRPLLKVHDGYIAVVCAGTSDLPVAEEAALTAECLGSHVERVFDVGVAGIHRLFRRLELIRGANAIVVVAGMEGALASVVGGLVSKPIVAVPTSIGYGAHLAGVAPLLSMLNSCSPGISVVNIDNGFGAGYYAGLINKNMSKRA
- the larE gene encoding ATP-dependent sacrificial sulfur transferase LarE is translated as MSIQEVTREKDRKLGEILRGMGRVIVAFSGGVDSTFVLKRAQQELGDQVLAVTAASETFPTREFDAAATLAEQFGVRLHKTEVKELENANFVANNPDRCYHCKTGLYSHLQDIAKELGYPYILDGSNVDDLGDYRPGLQAKNEQGVRSTLQEAGLTKDEIRALSKELGLSTWNKPSFACLSSRIPYGTQIEKWKIDQLDEGEYFLSQLGLYQVRVRHHEKIARIEVMPDEIHKVVEHRDAIYEKFSKLGFTYVTLDLQGYRTGSMNEVLSQATKDKVREASI
- the lipA gene encoding lipoyl synthase, encoding MDCFVSHSCYNNIIEKPNKKAGITVPRKPLERKPDWLKINLKTDENFKEIKSMMRSKTLHTVCEEAKCPNIHECWANRTATFMILGDICTRACRFCAVKTGLPTELDLEEPERVADAALQMGLRHCVVTSVARDDLTDGGAMIFAETIKAIRRKLPMCSVEVLIPDFLGREESLATVLEAKPDILNHNMETVERLSDRVRSKAKYRRSLELLQRSKQIAPNIPTKSSIMIGVGEEWDELLQTMEDLREVDCDIMTIGQYLQPSTTHLAVSQYYTPEQFASLKEEGMKRGFKHVESGPLVRSSYHAHEQVKAAATV
- a CDS encoding YutD family protein, coding for MIHIANKTYELVTDHKNGWNQEVFKERFSEVLERYDYIVGDWGYSQLRLRGFFKETHPKATKESSIAALQDYLNEYCNFGCAYFIIEKVNAPKHQTPSEVIGSTIV
- a CDS encoding NAD kinase, whose protein sequence is MKYNVIERGDVISKGLTERFHALAAEHGMPRDEEHPDIVLSIGGDGTMLQAFHQYVGQLEHIAFVGIHTGHLGFFADWKPDELDHLASLMFNVATPEELQVVRYPVVEIEITTEKGVETHLALNEFTLRGIEVSLVARLDVNNEMFEMFRGDGICISSPAGSTAYNKSLGGAMVHPSLEAIQIAEIASINNRVYRTLGSSMILPKHHHCDIYPKAQQNMLLSLDHLYMQRNDVVSIRCRVASNVKVKFARFRSFPFWNRVREAFVGLDVK